From Bacillus pumilus, one genomic window encodes:
- a CDS encoding sugar-binding protein has product MGAFLTFCVVSVIFLTLLGQDLFKIESASEKASSTYQYHFVLVPEELDNEYWQLVQRGAADAAAVHRVYLEYLGPKQADIDDHLKTIDMAIAGHVDGIMTQGLDAKKYKPLFQKAREKGIDVVTVDTDAEGSKRQVYVGTDNYYSGFIAGQALIADTKGEQYVGIVTGRLDAVHQKQRVKGFRDAVAAEKRIHIAGIEESAITKSGASGAAYKLLNNHAKLTAFYGTSALDGAGIIQATAQYRSSTDFYVLAFDTLPDTIQALDDGKIDAVVVQHPYEMGYQAVKSLVRLQKGEKEEPLQYTGTSVIRREDLPLQQTDRKQGVQP; this is encoded by the coding sequence ATGGGCGCCTTTCTCACTTTTTGTGTCGTATCTGTTATTTTTTTAACATTATTAGGTCAAGATTTATTTAAAATTGAAAGCGCTTCCGAAAAAGCGTCATCAACCTATCAATATCACTTTGTCCTTGTACCGGAGGAACTTGATAATGAATATTGGCAGCTGGTACAAAGGGGAGCTGCTGATGCGGCAGCCGTTCATCGCGTGTATCTAGAATATTTGGGTCCGAAGCAAGCAGATATAGACGATCATCTGAAAACCATTGATATGGCGATCGCAGGGCATGTCGATGGCATTATGACGCAGGGACTTGATGCGAAAAAATACAAACCGCTTTTTCAGAAGGCGAGGGAAAAAGGCATTGATGTTGTCACCGTCGATACGGATGCAGAGGGGAGCAAGCGTCAAGTGTATGTAGGCACGGACAATTATTATTCAGGCTTTATCGCAGGACAGGCACTCATCGCAGATACAAAAGGCGAACAGTATGTAGGAATTGTCACAGGCAGGCTTGATGCCGTTCATCAAAAGCAGCGTGTCAAAGGATTTCGAGATGCCGTCGCCGCTGAAAAACGTATTCATATTGCTGGAATAGAAGAATCAGCCATTACGAAGTCAGGGGCCTCCGGTGCCGCGTATAAACTATTAAACAATCATGCGAAGCTCACCGCATTTTACGGCACGAGTGCATTAGATGGTGCAGGCATCATTCAAGCAACAGCACAATATCGATCGTCCACAGATTTTTATGTGCTCGCATTTGACACATTGCCAGATACGATTCAGGCGCTCGATGATGGAAAGATTGATGCAGTGGTTGTTCAGCATCCTTATGAAATGGGCTATCAAGCAGTAAAATCGCTTGTACGTTTGCAGAAAGGTGAAAAAGAAGAACCACTCCAGTACACAGGAACGAGTGTGATTCGGCGCGAGGATCTGCCTCTGCAGCAAACAGACAGAAAGCAGGGTGTGCAGCCATGA
- a CDS encoding GNAT family N-acetyltransferase, with product MYIQQDTLTDGQIEQLITAHIEEMKEHSPPESIHALPLADLKKQDVTVWSVREGEELLGCGALKELSSDHGEIKSMRTAALHMRKGVARYMLNHLLQEAKRRGYSRVSLETGAMSFFEPARKLYESVGFYICPPFDSYQEDPNSLFMTKEL from the coding sequence ATGTACATTCAACAAGATACACTCACGGATGGACAAATAGAGCAGCTGATTACCGCTCATATAGAAGAAATGAAAGAGCATTCCCCGCCAGAAAGCATTCATGCCCTTCCGTTAGCTGATTTGAAAAAGCAAGATGTCACAGTGTGGAGTGTGCGGGAAGGAGAGGAGCTTCTTGGCTGCGGAGCGTTAAAGGAGCTGTCAAGTGATCACGGCGAAATCAAATCAATGAGGACCGCAGCTCTCCATATGCGAAAAGGTGTAGCAAGGTATATGCTGAACCATCTTCTCCAAGAGGCGAAAAGGCGCGGCTATTCACGTGTCAGCTTAGAGACAGGTGCGATGTCTTTCTTTGAGCCAGCAAGAAAACTATATGAGAGTGTTGGTTTTTATATTTGCCCGCCTTTCGATTCATATCAAGAAGATCCAAACAGTTTATTTATGACAAAGGAATTATAG